CCACGACCCTGGGTGCGGTGGTGATAAAGAATGTTGAGCTTCATGGATACCGTTAATATTTCAGTTGTTGCCGGTGTACAGCTTTTCATAGCGTGACAGCATGGTGGCAAGTGAAAATTCTTTTATAAAGTAATCGTAGCCTTGCCGGCCCATGTCGTCGCGCCCCGTTTTTGAATCAGCCAGCCTTAGCATGGCCTTGACGAGGTCTTCCTGGCTGTCCGGGGCAACCAGCAATCCAGTTTTTCCGTCAATAATGGTTTCCGGTATCCCGCCCACAGCGGTCCCGATAGCCGGCAAACCGGCGCGCATGGCCTCCAGCAAGGCAATTGATATTCCTTCGTAGTGTGATGTCAGCAGGAAGACGTCGGCTTCACGCAGAAGCAAGTCAATATCGTCGCGAAATCCCGGCAGAGTGACTTTGTCATCCAGGCCATTTTCCCGAATAAAGCGCTCCAGCGCCGGCCGTTCCGGGCCATCCCCCACTATCACGAGTCGGACATTCGGATTTCCCTTGGATACTGTGTGAAACGCTCGCAACATCAGTGCGTGATTTTTGATCGGCGCCAGGCGCCCGACTGTCATGAAGGTGACATGCGGGCGTTCCGGCCGTTGTATGAAACTTATATTGTTGGCAGGTATGCCGTTATGTACCGTAATCAGGTGACGTGCGGGTATGCGAATGTCCTTTTCGATATAGCTGCGTATGGCGTCGGATACCGTGGCGATGCGACAAAATCTCCGCGCCAATCTTCTTTCGAGAGTATGGCGGACGGCTATTTTAAAACGTGACAGCCTGGATGGCGCGTAATCTGCGTACGGTCCATGCACGGTATGAATCAGTATGCGCGTACCCGCCAACAGGCCGGCCAGGCCGCCTTCCAGGAATACCGCCCAGTTGTGGGTGTGCACTACGTCGAAACCATGTTTCCTGATCAGGCCGGCCAGTCGCAGTGGCAGCAGGTATTCGTTGCCTTCACCCTTGTCGAGACAGACAATTCGGACACGTTTGTCGGTCTGGGTGCCAAGGACGCCCACGCGTTTCAGGCAGCAGATGGTCACGTCGTGCGAAGCCGCCATGCCGTTGGCCAGACTGACGGTAACTTTCTCGGCACCGCCAAAATCAAGCGATTCGATGATGTGCAAAATGCGCAATCGGATCCCCTATGAACAGATGGCAATAGTCATGATGCCCGCGCAAGTTCCCTGATTTTTTCGTACATTTCCCACGCCGTAACGTAGTGCAGCGAGCATTCGTCTCCGCGGCGGTATTGTCGTTCCAGCTCGGTCCACAGGAGATCGAAACCGCCATTGAACAGCATCTGCATGGAAGGTTCCGTGGCGCCATGCGTGTGGACCTTGATAAACACATGCTCGTCCTTGCCCTTGACGCCAATGGCGCATTCACCCCATAGACGGACGCGCTGCGCACTGGGCGGAGTATCGAAGGAAAGTTCGGCGCTTTCAATTTTGGGAATGATGCCGTAGCGGGCGTCTTTCCAGTTGAGTGTCAGGGGTCCCTGTATCAGAAGGAGTTCATCGGGTTTCCCCCATTCTCCCGTGCGCAGGTCACGTCCGGTATCGTGGGATTTACGCTGTCCGGGACGGCCGCAGGCGAAATAGATCGAGTTGATCTTGCGCGTCTGGGTATCGCTCGGCGCGGACGGCATGGTCATGTCGGCATAACATCCGGTCTCGACCAGGATGTCGATTTCGTTATCCACTCCGCACCAGCGGCCGTCCGGACGTGAATTATCGAGCGCCCAGTTACCGTGGATAAATGAATAGATAATTTTTCCGGTTTCAGGGTCTTTTCGCAGCAGCCGATGCCGCTCGTTTAATGTCTGCACATACCGGCGGATGGTTTCACGAAAATTCTCCGCGCTATCGTTGTCATGATGCAAATGCACTTCAATGTCACCGTAACCGGCGTCACACAAGCCTTTGAGCTGGTCGATCAGGCCGGCATCATATTCCTCGATGGGATAGAAGTAGGTGTGTTTTGGCCGGTTGCCAAAACTGTCCTCGTGTTTATCGGCGATTAGCGGGTATTTCTCCAGCCATTGGCGTACCCGCTCGTTTGCACGCGCCTTGTCGGTTGTCCCGCCATAGGGCTCGTAATGGTCGACGAAACAGAAGTAAACATGACGGGGGGGAGACGGCCGATGAAATATCCGGGAGATCTTCCATGCCAGGTAAGACCCGATCCAGTACTGCATGTTGCGCGAGCGGACAACGCGCCACAGCACGTAGGCGCAGGCGACGAGAATAACAATGACGCTGGAGCTCGCAAGCATCAGCGTTCCGCCTTGCGCCACTGGGTAGTCTGGGTACCAGCGAGGAAACGCCACAGCCCGTGCAAGGCCGCAAGATTCATGGCGCAAAGATAGAAAGGAATATAGAAAACCGCCCGGCGGCCGATTCCTTCGCGCGTAATCCAGCCTAATACGGCAAGCGCATAGAATGCACCCTGAAGGATGATCATGGCGAGAAAAAACGGGGATGAAATCAGCCATAAAGAGGAGATCGCGATCAGGATCATGAACTCCGGGGCAAGCCAGCGCAGCAGCTTGTGCGATACAAAATTAAAGGCAAACCAGGACCGCGGTGGGAGCAGAAAGGCCCAATGCCGGGCAATGGTCTGAAAACCGCCGGATATCATGCGGACTTTCACGTGGAAATCATCCTCGATCCGGATGGAGGCCTGCTCATGGGAAACGGCATGGCGCTCGTACAATACCCGATAACCTTGCTTGATCAGGATGAAGGTAATCTCTGCATCATCGTTGATGAGCATGTTATCAACAGGTTGGTACAGGCTCCGCCGAACCGCAAAAATTTCGCCGTCGGCATTGGTAATGGAGCCCAAACGGCTTTCCGATTCCTTGATGGCTGACTCATATTTCCAGTACAGGCTATCACCTTGGCTCGATTCCCGTTCCGCGGAGTGGTAAATCTGCTTGAGGCCGCACACTCCGCCGACGCGTGGATTGGCAAAGTGCTTGACCAGTTGTCGAAGTGCGTTTTTATCGAATATGTTGTTGGCATCCGAAAAAACCACGATGTCCGAGGTCGCCGAAGCCACGGCACGGTTGAGGGCGGCGGTTTTCCCGCGTCGTTCAGGATCATGCAGTGATAGAACACCCTTGTTCTGGAAGCGTTGCACGATTTGTGGCGTGGAGTCGGTGGATCCGTCTGAAACCACCAGGATGCGCAGTAACTCCACCGGGTAATCCAGATCCAGTGAATTCAGAATTTTCGCCTCAATGACCCGTTCCTCGTTATAGGCAGCAATCACGAGTGTCACGGTTGGTAGCGACTCGCTTGCGGTGCTCAATGTTTCAGCCACCTTACTGCCACCCATCCGGGCCATCAAAATGATGCCGGCCGGGAACAGAAGATAGTTGTAGAGCAGCAGTGCGGCAGAGATGAAAAAAATAGCCTGGGCCATGAAATAGCAGAGATTATTGTAATTAGATGCTCAGTCTGGCAAGACGCTTTTCAACATTGTCGAGCGCATTGAATATATTATGCCGGTCCAGCTCGCGGCGCATAACGTAAATATAGCGGAATCCGATGTGGTGCAAGAGGAAAAGGCACGACAGAACCGTCTTCATGTCTGGTGTTACAGGTATTGTGCTGGCGTAGGATGCCATGACCGTATTTTCGTGGTTTGTAAGGTTCTCATCGAGAATCACTTCACGATAGGCCGCAAAGAAGTCGTGCTCTTGCGTCATGATGCGGTTGTAAACGAGCAGATACATCAAATCGAGCCATGGCAGATTATCCCGACGCGAGTGTTCCCAGTCGATAATGCCGTTGATCTCAAGAGTCTTCTTGTCAAAGATGAGATTTTCCAGCTTGTAGTCACCGTGGAGCCAGACAGTGGCTATGTTTCTGCCAGGAACGACGCGGCGCAAGTGGGCCTCAATTTTCTCCATGATTTGCCGCGTATCAGGATAAGTGGCGATGACCTGCCTGATCAGCGAGCCGAACAGGCCATCAAAGACGGCCTCATCGATGGAAATCTCGCGCGTGGTGATCTGATTGAAGCGAATTAGAAAGTCCACCGCGTTGCACGTGAGTCGTTCCAACTCGCGCACACGACGATCGATGGTCATGCCCGGGATCTCGCTGATGGCGAAATAGGTCATGTCACCGATCGAACACTCGGTATACAAGCGCGGTAGCCGTGAGGCAAGAAACGGTGAAACCGCGCGCACCTCGTTAACGATGACTATTTCCTTCCGGCGCCAGTCCAGCACTCTGGCAACTTTGGGAATAACGATGATGACGTTTTGTTTGTCGTCTCCGTTATTACCCAGGGTGATGATGGCCTTGCCGGGGAGCGAAAGGTAACGTTGAAAGCCGAAACTTTTCCCAGCGGTTTTAGACAGAATATTCCGAGCGCACAGATCATCAATAAAACTTTCTAATGGCAATGGAAGGTTCTGGTTCTTGGAGCAGACCAGTCCATAAGCTGGCGCCAGAAATCTGGCACCGGTCTTTCCAAGAACGATTTGTTTTAATCTCTCGCTGGTGGCAAGGCTGTTTTTTGTTGAGCGGTAACCGGATGGCGCAATGATCTCGTGGACATTATCGTTCTCCACCAGATAAGGGTGAGCACGGAGGTGGAGGAAACCGGCCTGCCGAATCAGATTCTTGGCACGATGCATGGGTGTCAGGCGGGAACCTTTCGACGGGCTGCCAGATGAATTCAGCACCCGTCTGAGCAGGCGGGCATAACCATATGGATTTTTTGCTCCGAAATGGGCAAACCCCCCGGGTTTCAGAACGCGATAAGTTTCACTGAAAAGCGTTGATGTGAGTGAAGCGAAAGGACTGGCCGCGATTGCCTCATCAGCATGTAATGTCGCTACTACGTCGTGATGAATAAAGGCATGGAAGGAATTATCCGGAAATGGAAACCTGGCAGTTTCAAGCGGCACGTGGATAACTTCCACGTTCTGGATGTTCATCGAGGCGAGACGGTGCTGGATGATGTGCACAGTCACGGGGCAGGGATGAATGACGGTTACCGAAACCCCGGTTTCGGCGAAGGCGGCCGCGGTGTTACCAAAGCGGGCATCGAGACACAGCACTGAGTCGGAAGCGGATAGTGCCGGCAGGATATGCCGCCAACTGTCCTTGTCGTAGGACCAGGCTTGCTCGACATATTTATCCGCCACGGCGCGCGGAAGTGTGTCCAGCAGCCGTATCAGCTCATCATCCCATCCATAATAATTCGCCAGCTCGCCCAGCGTCTGGCCCGGACGGCTGTTCAAGGAACGCACCCAGGAAGTGACTGATTTGGCCGGGACAGATTCAGTTCTATGTGATCAGGATAGGAGCGCACGTATTTGCTGCAAACCAGTTGTTTGCAGTGCCCGGATAATTCCGAAGCAGCACTTTACCAGCCCCGGTGCCCGTTCTCTAGGGTTGGTACCTGCGCGAATACCGTGGAAATAGGGCCCACGGGGCATGAAGCCCCTTGGGGAGAGCGCTAAACCAATTTAATTGGACTCGTAGGCGCCCATATCGAAAGTGACGCCCTGTGGCCTTGAGGCACCGAGGATGTCGGCCAGCGGCGCCAGGACGTTATTCAACGAGATGCGCCCGGTATCTATCGCCGGTGCTCCGGCCTTGAGTTGATAGTTGGCCGCGCCGGCGTTGACAAACAGGCTTGATGAGGTGGTCGTGAACGAATTGGCGTCAAAGCCGGCTGTTTGCCAGGCGCTCAGGTTCACAATAGAGCTTTCGCCGTTGTAGGTGAGACGACCAACGAGGGCATTGTTGTTGCTTACGAAGTTGGTGTTGGGCATGGAAATGCTGCCCGTGCTGCTGTTTTCGCTCAACAGAATATTGTTGAAGATCACATGTCCACCAAGATCCTCGCTGAATTTTATGGCCCAACCGCCACCGCTGGGTACGATCAGGGTGTTGTTGATGACCTTGATGTTTTTTGGACCTTGGGCTGAATCGATACGAAAGAGGCGCAAGGCATTGCGGCCATTGCCGTACATCAGGTTATTTTGGAACACGGAGTCTTGCACGCCGTCAGCATCGACACCGTTGTCGTTGTTGTTATAAAGAATATTGTTTTCAACGGTGAGCCCGCTGTGCAGTCCGTCGCCGCCGATACTGCTGTCGCCGTTGAAATGAATCCCGTTCTTGAAGTTATTGAAGCAGCGGTTGCCGCGCAGGACGGTGTTATCCGACCCGCCGTTGGCGAGATAGATGCCATGGCTGGTGACAGCGCCGCTCGCGATGTTTCCTTCAATCAGTGAATCGGCGGTTTGCGACATGTAAATATTCATGAAACCGGAATTTTGCACGGTGTTGTTACGAATAATCACGCCGCGCATGGGACTGGTGGCCGAGGCATTGTGCGAGGCAATGCCGGCATCCGGCATACCGACGACGGTGAATCCCTCGATAGTGACGTAATTGGCATTGCTGAGGGTGATACCTTCGCTGTTGCTGTTGGCCTGGTTGATGACGGCCGAACTGCCCGCGGCCTTGACCACGATGCGGCTGGACGAGGTGCCGTCTGCCGAAATGGTGAAGCCGGTGTAGCTACCGTCATGCACCAGGATGGTGTCGCCCGGACGCACAACGTTGACCGCCGCCTGGATGGTGGAATACTCCTGGTTGGCTCCCGCTGTGTCTTCGACGCACAGAACTGTAGATATGCTGCATTCCAGCGAGGTAGAAACGGAATAAGCCACCGTCAACACATCGGTATTCTGGTTCCCCGCTGCATCCCGTGCCGTCACCGTGATGACGTTGCTTCCGCTCTGCAGCGTAATGCTGCCAACGCTCCACGAAGTGGTGCCGCTCGCCGTGCCGCTGCCGCCACGACTGTTCGACCAGGTTACCTGGGTGACGCCGACATTGTCCGAGGCCGAACCCGCCAGCGTCATTGTTCCGCTCGTGGTGGTATAGCCGGAGGCGCTGGTAGGCGAGGAGATGGTGACGACGGGAGCCGTCGTATCGCCCGGTATGGTGGTGGAATAGGTGACGACCAGAGTGTCGGTCGCGGTATTACCGGCCGCGTCGCGCGCTGTTACCGTGAGCGTATTTGATCCGCTTTGCAACGTAATGCCGGACGCATTCCACGCTGTCGTGCCGCTGGCTGTGCCGCCGCCGCCGCGGCTGTTGGTCCAGTTGACCTGAGTCACGCCGACGTTGTCTGATGCTGTGCCGCCCAGGTTAATCGTGGCGCTGCTCGTGCTGTAGCTCGAGCTGCTTGTCGGGCTGGAGATGGTTACCGACGGTGAAGATGTGTCCGTCGGCGCAGGGGGTGGTGAACTATTGGTTGGCGTAGTGTTGCTGTTCGCGCCTTGGCCGCAGCCGGTAACGAGAAATATAACTAAAGAAAGAATGAGGGGGTATTTGAACATTGTGTTTCTCCAGACGGCTATCGGAGCCATTCGTTATGTCACCCCCACGGGACATTACGGACAGACTCCAAACTGAAATGGACTGCTTAAGGACGCTCAGGTATTTCTCCTGACGGTTAACGGAGCAATCTTTCATGTCACTTACACGGAACATTACGGATAAACTCCAGATGGAATCGGATTGCCTAGGTACTCCCAGATGTAAGTGGTCAGTGTTACCGGCCCTACGTTGCCAAGGCGCTGGCCAGTGGAACAAAAGCCACGCGTGGTGTTGACGCACATCTCGCGCTTGATGCGATCCTCATTCGGCCACGGCCACAAGGCCGTAGACGTAAGCGTGTTGTAACCCGATTCGCCAAAACGGCTGTCGTTGCTGCCGTACCGGTTGAGCACGTTGGCGCCGATATCCGCGCCACCGTTGCCCTTGCCTTTGAGGAACGAGCCGGATTCGACGCGGGTGATGTATTTGAGTGAAGGCGTGGCGCCATCGGCTTGCGGGTTCGAGGTATAGCAACCGACTGAGCAGGTTGTGTTGTTATAGGCGCTGGAGCGGGCGTTATAGGCGTCCACGTAGCTGGGCTTGTAGGCCGAATTGATCCCATAGCGCCCGGAGTTTGTAGAAATCACGTTACGCAGGGTGCCGCCGGACAATTCTGGCGCTACACGGATACTGTCCCCGGTTCTGCCGTAGGCCGTGAGGTTTTCCAGAAGATTATTGCTGCCGGAGCGCGCAATATTGAAACCTTCACCATCTGCATCCCATGCCACGGCATTGGAAATCCTGATGGTCGGATCTACGGTCCCGCCCACGTCCGGTTCCATGTAGTAGCCCGTATCGGGCGCTTTGAGAGAAATAGTTCCGAGCCATTCAGCACGGCCGAAATTGGGACCGGGCGCGTGCTGGGCTACCGCAAAATCACCATAGGGTTCGTCGGTGGCGGCCAGAATGCGGTCTACGACGATGACGTTCTGGACCGAAACGTCCATGGAGTTGTAGACCGTAAAACCAACATTGGGATTGCCGCTGCCGTTGCAACCGGACGTGCCGCATCCGTCGCCGCGCACGACCACGCGTCGCCATACATTGTGATGTGAGCGGTAGTTAATGGCGATGATGCGTTCGCCCGAAGCCCACACCCAGACATCCTCGATCAGGTTGTAGTCGTTACCATTATCGTGGTCGTTGGTGCCGATACCGAAGGATCCATGGAAACCGCAATCCTTGATGGTGACGTAGCTGGTGTTATATAGATCGCCGCCACCTTCGAAAGTGATGCCCTGGATCTTGATGAAACTGTCTTTGCGGGTGGAGCGGCCGATAAACAGACCGCCCTGAACCGTGACATTGCCCGGGTTCAGTGCATGCACATAAGTCACATTGCTCAGGCTGGTCCCGGAGGGTGGCTGAGCGGAACCGGAGCCCTGATAGTTGATATATCCCGTCCCCGCAGAAGATGAATAATTGCCATCCAGCAGAATCAATTCATCGCCCGCAGTCATGCTGCCGAAGGCCTTGGCGAAAGATTTCCACGGACTGGCAAGCGAGAGTCCGTTATTGGCAGTGTCGCTGCCTGTTGGAGAGAGATAATAGGTTGCACGGCTTCCTGAGCCGCTGTTGTACGAAACAATCAGCGTATCGATGCCGGTATTACCTGCCGCATCGCGCGCCGTTACCGTAATGGTATTGGTGCCATTTTGTAGCGTGACGCTGCCAACGTTCCATGAGATGGAGCCACTGGCCGTTCCGCTGCCACCCAAGCTGTTCGACCAGGTTACTTGCGTGACGCCAGTATTGTCTGAAGCGCTGCCGGCAAGATTGATGGTGTTGCCGGGAGAAGCGTAACTGGCGCTGCTGGTCGGACTGATAATTGTGACAATCGGCCTGGTTGTATCGCCTGAATTGCCACCGGAGACGCCGCTCGATCCGCCGGAGGTTGTTCCGGAGCTGCTGGTAGCCGGGCTGTTGCCACTTTCGCTCGCTCCACCGCCGCAGGCGGTCAGAAGAAAGACAAAAATAAAAAGAAGGATGACAAGTGGCTGAAAGGCAGAGATGTTGCTCGACGCGAAGCGTAGCCCGCTAGTAGTTTCCATTTAGTTTCCCTGACCTCATCCGCGAGATCGATTAACAGCACATTGCGACTTTCACTACCCCGCAATCGCGAATCTGCTGTTCGCTTTGTCAGGCACTTTCCGCAAATATATCAGCTGGAAACAGCTCCAAAACATTGGAAACTGATTTACGGATGTTTATGACTGATGAGTGGCAATTGCCCCGATAAAAGCAAAAAACCGGGTACCCGACGGTTACCGGTTTCGGTCCGCCAGGGCTGTCGGCCATGGAAAAAATGTCTGGGCAGCTCCAAACCCTGACTGCCTGCTGGCACCGGCTATGGTACATTCCGGTTTTAGTGTGAGCGGAACACATGCCGATACCGGTCAATACAAGCAGGAATAATAAATGAAGGTGCTGGTTACCGGCGGTGCCGGATTTATCGGCTCGCATCTGGTGGAAAAATTACTCGCGGCGGGAGACCGTATACGGGTGGTGGACGATCTTTCCACTGGCAGGCGCGACAATCTTGTCAGGCATGAGGCGCTTGAATTTATCGAGGGCGATATTCGTGATGCCGGGTTGATTGACCGATGCGCCAAGCAGATGGATGCCGTGGTGCATCTCGCCGCTGTCGCCTCGGTACAGGCGAGCATGGACGATCCTGTTCGCACGCATCAGGTCAATTTTGACGGAACCCTGAATTTGCTCGAGGCATCGCGCCTTCAAGGCGTTAAACGGTTTATCTATGCCTGTTCCGCAGCAGTTTATGGCGACACCGAGACCATTCCGGTCCCGGAAGAGGCGATCCCTAAACCATTGTCGCCTTACGCCATAGACAAGTTGTCCGGCGAGCATTACCTGCTTCACTATTATCGGGCCTATGGTTTGGCCGCCACATCCTTCCGGTTTTTTAATATTTACGGTCCACGTCAGGATCCGTCATCACCCTACTCGGGCGTCATCAGTATTTTTGTGGAACGATTGATGCGCAACCAGCCGATTACAGTATTTGGCGATGGAGTGCAGACGCGTGATTTCGTTTACGTGGCTGATCTGGCTGACTTGCTCGTGCGGTCGGCGCATGGAATGGAAGGCAACGGCGGCGTGTTTAACGTTGGCACCGGCAAGCGTCACTCGCTCCTGCAATTGCTGACGAACCTGGAGAAAATATCAGGAAAAAAAATCGAGCGACATCACAAACCCACGCGACCCGGCGATATTCAACATTCCTGCGCCGATGTGACTCGCCTGAAAAAAACGTTTGGCAGCGCGCCGGCGACGCTTTTCGAGGAAGGTTTGAAAAAACTACTCGCGTCGCTCGGTATTTGATGCTTTTTTATTCAAAAGGATGTAGTCAAAGACAGGTTGAACGCCACATCAGGTGCCGCACCGACCACCATATCCTCCGATATCGAGAACACGAAAGATTTTCGTGGTGCAAATTCCCAGTCCAGCCCCAGCAACCCCTGTACGGCGTACCTGCCTAATTGCCGCAATCCGCTGTCACTGTAAAACGGGCTGTGCACGTCCAGCTGTGCGTTGAATGTCAGTTGCGGGAAGAATTGCTGGCTGATTCCAAAGACACCGAAGGCCACGAGATGGCGTTGCTGCGCCGGCATGACATTTCCTTCGCTCATTAACAGCAGCCCACCTCCGCCATAAAGATTCCATTTATCAGGCTGACGGGTAGTGGCTGCGCTCATCCAGCCGGCCAGATCCGTACTCCCGCTGCCCAGCAGATCGGCTTCGTTGCCGGTGGGTAGCTTGAGGCTCACGCGCCAGGCAGCGGTATAGCTGTCAGAAGCTATCTTTGCGGTGACCGGCATCCCGGCGGTCAAACGCAAATCACCCACGCCGCTGACGGCGCGGTTGAGGTTCACCAGATTTACGCCCTGGCGCTCGTAGCGGTAATCAATCCGGTTGCGCGGAAGATCGGTGCGACCATTCTGCGGCAGGCCGAGAATGTCGTGGAATTCCTCAATGGACATGTCCAGAAATCCGCCATTGTGTGACACATAAGGCAGATCAAAACCCCATTCCCTGTTCCCGGGCAGGCCCTGGCGCCAGTGCAGCGTCAAACGCCGGGTTTCTCCATCCAGGCTCAGGGCTTCAGCGCTGCTGCTGGCGCCGGTGAAATGATTGGCAAGTTGCAGATGAAGCGCCAAAGCCGACTCATCCGGGCCCAAAACACGCGATTCCCCCAGGGCGGGCAGACCATATATTTGTATCAGGGGGCTTTGGTTAAAGCTGTAAAGCGGTCTCACGGTCTGGGCACCTGTTTCGGCCCAGGCAAGGCTGCCAGAAAGGGTCGCCACGCATAGCAAAAAGGTGGTGCAGGGAAGATTGGCGAGGCGCAAAGGGAAGAGGCTATAAGTTATTAGTTAATTATATTGGCCGCTAATCCTGCCACATTCC
This sequence is a window from Sulfuricaulis sp.. Protein-coding genes within it:
- a CDS encoding SDR family oxidoreductase, coding for MKVLVTGGAGFIGSHLVEKLLAAGDRIRVVDDLSTGRRDNLVRHEALEFIEGDIRDAGLIDRCAKQMDAVVHLAAVASVQASMDDPVRTHQVNFDGTLNLLEASRLQGVKRFIYACSAAVYGDTETIPVPEEAIPKPLSPYAIDKLSGEHYLLHYYRAYGLAATSFRFFNIYGPRQDPSSPYSGVISIFVERLMRNQPITVFGDGVQTRDFVYVADLADLLVRSAHGMEGNGGVFNVGTGKRHSLLQLLTNLEKISGKKIERHHKPTRPGDIQHSCADVTRLKKTFGSAPATLFEEGLKKLLASLGI
- a CDS encoding right-handed parallel beta-helix repeat-containing protein → MFKYPLILSLVIFLVTGCGQGANSNTTPTNSSPPPAPTDTSSPSVTISSPTSSSSYSTSSATINLGGTASDNVGVTQVNWTNSRGGGGTASGTTAWNASGITLQSGSNTLTVTARDAAGNTATDTLVVTYSTTIPGDTTAPVVTISSPTSASGYTTTSGTMTLAGSASDNVGVTQVTWSNSRGGSGTASGTTSWSVGSITLQSGSNVITVTARDAAGNQNTDVLTVAYSVSTSLECSISTVLCVEDTAGANQEYSTIQAAVNVVRPGDTILVHDGSYTGFTISADGTSSSRIVVKAAGSSAVINQANSNSEGITLSNANYVTIEGFTVVGMPDAGIASHNASATSPMRGVIIRNNTVQNSGFMNIYMSQTADSLIEGNIASGAVTSHGIYLANGGSDNTVLRGNRCFNNFKNGIHFNGDSSIGGDGLHSGLTVENNILYNNNDNGVDADGVQDSVFQNNLMYGNGRNALRLFRIDSAQGPKNIKVINNTLIVPSGGGWAIKFSEDLGGHVIFNNILLSENSSTGSISMPNTNFVSNNNALVGRLTYNGESSIVNLSAWQTAGFDANSFTTTSSSLFVNAGAANYQLKAGAPAIDTGRISLNNVLAPLADILGASRPQGVTFDMGAYESN
- a CDS encoding glycosyltransferase; the encoded protein is MRILHIIESLDFGGAEKVTVSLANGMAASHDVTICCLKRVGVLGTQTDKRVRIVCLDKGEGNEYLLPLRLAGLIRKHGFDVVHTHNWAVFLEGGLAGLLAGTRILIHTVHGPYADYAPSRLSRFKIAVRHTLERRLARRFCRIATVSDAIRSYIEKDIRIPARHLITVHNGIPANNISFIQRPERPHVTFMTVGRLAPIKNHALMLRAFHTVSKGNPNVRLVIVGDGPERPALERFIRENGLDDKVTLPGFRDDIDLLLREADVFLLTSHYEGISIALLEAMRAGLPAIGTAVGGIPETIIDGKTGLLVAPDSQEDLVKAMLRLADSKTGRDDMGRQGYDYFIKEFSLATMLSRYEKLYTGNN
- a CDS encoding glycosyltransferase family 2 protein, whose amino-acid sequence is MAQAIFFISAALLLYNYLLFPAGIILMARMGGSKVAETLSTASESLPTVTLVIAAYNEERVIEAKILNSLDLDYPVELLRILVVSDGSTDSTPQIVQRFQNKGVLSLHDPERRGKTAALNRAVASATSDIVVFSDANNIFDKNALRQLVKHFANPRVGGVCGLKQIYHSAERESSQGDSLYWKYESAIKESESRLGSITNADGEIFAVRRSLYQPVDNMLINDDAEITFILIKQGYRVLYERHAVSHEQASIRIEDDFHVKVRMISGGFQTIARHWAFLLPPRSWFAFNFVSHKLLRWLAPEFMILIAISSLWLISSPFFLAMIILQGAFYALAVLGWITREGIGRRAVFYIPFYLCAMNLAALHGLWRFLAGTQTTQWRKAER
- a CDS encoding phosphotransferase yields the protein MADKYVEQAWSYDKDSWRHILPALSASDSVLCLDARFGNTAAAFAETGVSVTVIHPCPVTVHIIQHRLASMNIQNVEVIHVPLETARFPFPDNSFHAFIHHDVVATLHADEAIAASPFASLTSTLFSETYRVLKPGGFAHFGAKNPYGYARLLRRVLNSSGSPSKGSRLTPMHRAKNLIRQAGFLHLRAHPYLVENDNVHEIIAPSGYRSTKNSLATSERLKQIVLGKTGARFLAPAYGLVCSKNQNLPLPLESFIDDLCARNILSKTAGKSFGFQRYLSLPGKAIITLGNNGDDKQNVIIVIPKVARVLDWRRKEIVIVNEVRAVSPFLASRLPRLYTECSIGDMTYFAISEIPGMTIDRRVRELERLTCNAVDFLIRFNQITTREISIDEAVFDGLFGSLIRQVIATYPDTRQIMEKIEAHLRRVVPGRNIATVWLHGDYKLENLIFDKKTLEINGIIDWEHSRRDNLPWLDLMYLLVYNRIMTQEHDFFAAYREVILDENLTNHENTVMASYASTIPVTPDMKTVLSCLFLLHHIGFRYIYVMRRELDRHNIFNALDNVEKRLARLSI
- a CDS encoding DUF3187 family protein, with the translated sequence MATLSGSLAWAETGAQTVRPLYSFNQSPLIQIYGLPALGESRVLGPDESALALHLQLANHFTGASSSAEALSLDGETRRLTLHWRQGLPGNREWGFDLPYVSHNGGFLDMSIEEFHDILGLPQNGRTDLPRNRIDYRYERQGVNLVNLNRAVSGVGDLRLTAGMPVTAKIASDSYTAAWRVSLKLPTGNEADLLGSGSTDLAGWMSAATTRQPDKWNLYGGGGLLLMSEGNVMPAQQRHLVAFGVFGISQQFFPQLTFNAQLDVHSPFYSDSGLRQLGRYAVQGLLGLDWEFAPRKSFVFSISEDMVVGAAPDVAFNLSLTTSF
- a CDS encoding Ig-like domain-containing protein codes for the protein METTSGLRFASSNISAFQPLVILLFIFVFLLTACGGGASESGNSPATSSSGTTSGGSSGVSGGNSGDTTRPIVTIISPTSSASYASPGNTINLAGSASDNTGVTQVTWSNSLGGSGTASGSISWNVGSVTLQNGTNTITVTARDAAGNTGIDTLIVSYNSGSGSRATYYLSPTGSDTANNGLSLASPWKSFAKAFGSMTAGDELILLDGNYSSSAGTGYINYQGSGSAQPPSGTSLSNVTYVHALNPGNVTVQGGLFIGRSTRKDSFIKIQGITFEGGGDLYNTSYVTIKDCGFHGSFGIGTNDHDNGNDYNLIEDVWVWASGERIIAINYRSHHNVWRRVVVRGDGCGTSGCNGSGNPNVGFTVYNSMDVSVQNVIVVDRILAATDEPYGDFAVAQHAPGPNFGRAEWLGTISLKAPDTGYYMEPDVGGTVDPTIRISNAVAWDADGEGFNIARSGSNNLLENLTAYGRTGDSIRVAPELSGGTLRNVISTNSGRYGINSAYKPSYVDAYNARSSAYNNTTCSVGCYTSNPQADGATPSLKYITRVESGSFLKGKGNGGADIGANVLNRYGSNDSRFGESGYNTLTSTALWPWPNEDRIKREMCVNTTRGFCSTGQRLGNVGPVTLTTYIWEYLGNPIPSGVYP